The segment gagttgagataataatggaacaaattttaaaaagttagtgaataagaagaatttaaaaattagTTAATCCTCTATTTTCCCTGCCTTTAACTCATTGCTTTACCAGCTCTAGCAAGTACCTTTTCTCAGTCTAAAGGAAATTCACACCAAGTTTCAAGATTAGTTCAGATGTTAAAACCAATCACTCTAGACAGGGATTTATCAAGGAAATTGTTAGATTCTTAAGTGCAGGAACAGCCAGAAATGTGACTGAAAAAAATAGCACCTTCCTACTCAAGAGATCTATTCCTGTGTATCTTTAAGTCATAGCCAATTACTTCACTGACGAACAATTTTGAAGAATTCCTTTTAGCACAGAAGAGCCAATAAAGTTGTGAAAGAACAAACTGGTTTCTACTATTTCTCATGCATCATCAACTGAACTAAAATCCAATTGCAGAACCTTTGATAGTGACAATCAAGGGGCAGAGAGAAGGCCCCGGCTTGTTTTTAGAAACTTGGttagaaaaaacacttttttcagcTCTAAACTCTGCATATTTGATATGGAGCCTTTGGGAGGCAACAAATATAGACACTTATGATTTGGTTTTGAAGTTATTTAGCTGAACAGAACAGCATTTTAACCTTTGTACCACTGACTGGGAATCTACTAAAAATGAATCACAAACGACCAAACAAacagttgattttaaaattgttacaaTGTGGTTGACCATTCTATATCTCAATGGAAGCTCTACCTTTTTTCATGTCCCTGAAGGGTGGATGGTTGTAACAGTATGGACACAGTGGGTAGCTCTTTCCCCTGGATCCGGAAGACCACAGCACCAGCTCAAAGTCATCCAGAGGGCAACGCAGCTCTTTGTAGAGTTTGATGGTACCATTCTGGGGAAGGCTGTATGTTTCATCACAGTGAGAACAATGCAGACGGCTTGGCTTGGCCTGGAAATAGAGTAAGACTCTCCAAATAAGCGACAGCTCTGATCCACTTTGTAAGGTTCAAAACCTTCAGCAACCCAACTGTTATTGCCACCTGATCTGCTCCATGGGGAGAACCCGCTTTGGGCCTTTGGAGAAGCTCTACTATGTTTTACAGAGAGGCATCTGAGATGAGATACAGATGAACCCAAATGTATTAAGGCAAAAGATATTTTTAACTATTGATCTTCAGCAAGTAACTTTTGAAGTATAAACTCAATCTCTAGGTTACCTTACCTGGATGTACTTCATAAAACGATGGCATTTGCCACAGCGAGAAAGAGGTTTGCCTGTGGCAGCTAATGGTGAGAAAGACACTTCCATCAATTCATCCATACCTGCCAAAAATAAATTGCATAAGTGTTGGAACCCTGCTGCTACCTTTTTCATGGCGAAAGTCACCCCTTTCTCTGCACAAAAAGTCTGAGAAAGGAGACTGTTGGGCCAAAAGCAAATACAATATTTAGTGACAAACATGCTGTATTTGTACACTCTGTTTGCAAAAcaaatatatgtattaaaaaaGCTTTCTAAAAGAGCTGTATTGAGCATGCATAAGACACAATATATTTCAGCCAGTTCTAGTGTTTTGCTTCTTAGTACCTACCATCATGAATCCAGGTGACAGATTTCAAGTGCAACTTTGTGTGTGctgttgtgatggggtgtatttagccttagcagctcccagctgggggcactgctgtCCTACCACACCCCACCTCAAGAAGCAAGTTTTTCTACAGAGGCTTCTCCAAAGTGGCTATTTTGGAAACTACACAGACCTGGCCCTCCAAGGGCTTGAAGGGCTAGTAACAGCCAATCAGGACCCTGTTGGCCCAGATAAAAGGAGCTGTCTGCTCTTAgcagttcagttcctggctcagaGTAGGATCAGAGGGGGCAAGGCAGCTTGCTCCTCTCTGGCCAAATAAATGTAAGGAATAGCCATGGTTCGTTTTCTGGATGCATTATGCAAAGCTGGGTTTTCAGGGAGAAAAAGGACCTCAGAACCTTAACCCGGAGATAAAAGGTGACGCTAAAGAACACAGGAAACAAGCAGCAACTAATAGAATTGAGAAGTACACATGGCTGTCTATAGGGTCCTGGGTTAAAACCCAGAGCAGTAGGTGGCCCTGGGTTCCCAAACAGCCACGGGTAAAGTGCCATGAACCCCAAGAAAGGTCTGGAGCTTATTTGGAAGCCCGAATAAAGagctgaatttaaagggcccagagctggggctgaagaccctagGCGAGGACAGACAGACTGTTCGTTTATCGGACTCTTTAATAACCTGGAAGGGGTTCATTTGGACTTGGTGACATTGCACCCTGACACTCAGAAGCACTCCAGAATGAGTGCCCTGTTAACAGCTGTTCATCCAAGTTCTCTGTGTACCTAGCCCCTTGAAAGATCTCCTAAAGAATTATAGATTCTCTCAAGTCCTTACCAACAATTAGCCAGAGTTGGAGAACTTTAGGTGTGAAGGAGCCTTACCTGCAATAGAATCAACAAAGTAGTGAAACTTCCTTTTGAAGATATCAAGGGTGTGCTCCAGAACCTGCTGATAGTTTGCTCTGCCTTGAGCTATCAAGTTGAGTTGCTTCTCTACTGCACTACGGATTGTAGGaagcaccagctctgcatctAAGAGGAAGTCAGAGAGACAAAGAGATTGGCAGACAAGACGGGGAGATTTGTCAGACAAATCGCTCTCAAATGAACAAAgaatgcaaactgaaaaaaataattttttagttATAATGCTAGGGATTACAAGTACAACATTTTCAGACAAATGTGATTTGTAAGTTGGCAGTAGCCTTTTAAGATCTACTACTTGGTTTCTTCTCTATGAATCCTCCTGTCCCTAGAGATGCAGTCATtgtgcttttcctctctctcagggGGTGAAGAAGAGGCTTTCTCCAGACATCACTGCAGCTCAGCATGTGGTGGGGGGACAAACTGTGCACAGCCTAAATCCTATGCTTCCATGACAAGAATGAGCTCTGCAGTCCGCGGTAGCAAATGATCCTTAAAATCTCTTGGTGTCCAGATCTGGCGAGGAACATagttaaatgaaaagaaaatgacagaaaataaaacagcagcaaCTGACCTATTTTGTAGTAACCATGAACCAGAACAATGCCAAGGTTTGTAGGTTTCAATCTGCGACCACTCTCCACTGTGACGTAGTTCCGCTGGCAGATATTATTAATGTGAACTGGGATACTTGCATCAGTTCCtgtcacacacaaacacaacaccCTTCTTGAACACAAATGACAACTTTACATGCAATTATTCTAgtctctcttccccttttctgGTTTGTAAGTCAGAcattaactctctctctcatgccttGGGCAAAGGCTAACATTCAGTTCTCCCCACTTTTCCACATCATTCTCCATTTCTCAGCTACTTCTTCCATTCCTGCTTAATAATTCATATGTTCTTTTCAAATCTGCAGGAATGATTTTTCAGTTACAAGAATTCTGCAACACATACTTTGCTTTTAACTCttttgctgcttccagggagatCGCTATTATGGCAACAGCTTTCTCTTATTGTACGTTGTCagccaatatatatatatgaatgaaacTCCACTAGAATAAGGGGGATAACTCGGCCTGTTCAGCAGGACTGGAGGTGTCCAGTTCACTGTACTTAGGAAAcagtttaggttaaaaataaatattgtaatacTGAAATGTACATGCTACATTAAAATACCAGAGCCAACATGTACAAAGTATGCTGTAAAGACAGGAAGTCAGTCCCTGGATGGAGGGAGCACATATAATCTCTGGTTAATTGAGGAGTAACACTGATAGGGTTATGCAAGGAATACTGTTTGGTGCTCCTTGGCCATAAGAGTAGTGGACATGAAATGAGATGAGgatagaagagaagaaagagggaaaatTGTGCGGGCAGATTCTTGAAAGCCATCTAAAAGATGCCAAGGACTTTGTGATTTGACAGGAAACATAAGCCATCACTGAACATATTTACAGGAACACTAAAAGGCCATTCCTGATAGAGAAACTTCAGAAGGGCAACACCTTGCCCTCTGGGAGGCGTATTACATCATCACGTAAGGAAGACAAAAGTTCCTACCAATGCcatgtttttccatcagtgtgATGAGTTCTGCTTCAGTCAGGTAATCGGGAGGATTTGTTTGTTTCTCCAGCAGTTTTACTTCACTAACTGGGAAAACATCTCCCTTCTCACAGTCGGGGAGGCTCTCCTCTAAGGGGATGCTTTGCCAGGGCATAATCTCGGTGAAccctgtaaataaaaataaatgaaagtggTGGAATCGTTCAGTTTCCATTAGGCAAGATACTTTCTAATTCTAACTGGGGCTGTACTACACAAGTCAAGGCTGAGAAGCTGACTTAATGGTTGTTTGCACTGCCACACAGAAGATCATGGATACCAGATTCTTGTTCCCTAAGGCGAGGCTGGGAGCATTAAGGAAATAATGCACTGAATCTGTAGAAAGAGTTGCTTCCACCACCCATCATTAACCCTTCTGTGTTGATTCTGGAATGCTGTTGGCAGGCTCCAAAAGTCAGCCCTCCTTGGCCAGAAATAGAACCGTTGTCAGATCAAACTTCAAAGGGGCAGGAggggttttttaaaataccaaGTGTGATTAGGCAAGATTAGCACAGAGCcttaaattatttccttttagcACCAACGAGTTTGTCTtagcaaatataaataaaagactgaagaacatacaatttaaaacagttCGTGTCTCCTCCTGTGTGCAGGGGCAGTGCTGCTTAGTATGTTATGGGCACAACTGGAACAGAAATCCTAAAATGGGTCACACTGGCAAATCCAAGTGTGGGGATGAGAGCAAGAGTTGgtttattattttaatgctttaaatcccccccaccccccacagccccagcctcaAAACCCCCGCTTTTAATTTAATTCCTCTTCAACTTTTTatttggggatggggagaagaaaGCCATAACTAACCAAACTGTTGTTCCCATGTTTTCCTTACCTGGTGAAATAACCATCTTTCCTACACAGGTAAAATGTTCAGGACCAATAATAAAAGAAATGGTGGTTTGGAGATATTTGCAATCAGCACAGAGAGTGGCAATGAAATGTCTAGTGATATATTCATATAATCGCCATCCATCACCACCTGAAGAGACAACACCTTGTTACCCACATAAAATCTGATCATGTTGCTCTATAGAATACTTGTTTGAAAAAACCCCAGTTTTTTATAAACTTTTCAGGAAAAACTGGCACTTAACTCTAAAAGTTCAGCtattttctcttttaatgttTCTTTCTTGAAGTCCCTGTATACCCAAAACACATTAGAATTCTGCACAATAGCACCTTTAGTTTATTTAAGCTATGAGTCACCTTAGTTCTCATGAAAGTGAAAGATGAGTAGCACTGGAATGAAATAGGCATAGGTCAGGCAAGGGCTGTGCAAGTTTCCTCACACAGGTCTGCTGCAGAACCACTGCCAATACTCTCCTGAGCAAAGAAGCCCGGTTGTGCTATCTTGTGACCTGATTTAGTTATGTGTGCAACTGAGAGGATTAGGCCAAGAGcctcacatttatttttatttatcatctAAAATCAGGATCTGAACTTGCATCTCTAGTGCTAGAAGACTATTGCTGTATCCCACTGCTAAACCTAACCCCAAAATTTAGTCCTATTACTAAATTCTAGTGGCCTCTCACACAAGTGTTGCAATAGATCACCTCTTACTAGTTTTAATTTAGCACTAAGTCACAGCTTACATTTCATTGAGTTTCGAATGTTTCTGTAAtagtaataaattattattattagcagcagCATTTATAGTATCACCtgtggatttcaaagcactttacaaaggtgggtaaaCATCATTAACCCCAATTTAAGGTAGGTCAACTGAGCtgcagaaaggttaagtgacttgccaagatTTCACATAATGAGCCACTGGTACAGCTGGAATAAAAATCACAGCTCTTGGTTCCCATGCCCATGCCCATGCCCAATATGGTCTATCTAGCTGCAGGCCTCTGTAAAAGGGTTATGCAATCACTCAATACCATAACACTCTTGCTTTTTCTGTTGAAGCTAAGACTATTTGACTGATTTATGGAAAGTTGAAGGCATTTGTTAAAACTACAGATTAGTGCCAGCATCTCTTTTCcataaagattttaattaaagTTCTTAAACAACAGTGTAtggattatctttttttttttttttttgaactacaCAAACTCCCTTTGAGAGATCAGAGAGTACAGGAAggcaaaaattaatttaaaaaaaggacaagttatagaaaatgcaaaaaaagtcAGTTACTTTACTAAATATTTCACTTACAAATCCCTAAGAAAATACATTCAGACTTAAAAGCTGCCATTCTCTTCTAAATCCACTCTGTCAAGCTTGGGTATTACAGCATACATTGACTGCCCACTGATCTTAAAGGTACTGTAATATACAGGCACAAGAATAGTAGTTCATTTttagctctgaatttccttgCCATTATGAGTTTAAGtcaatttttaatattaatataatgTAGTTTTCTGTACATTAATCTACCGTTCCTCATACTTCTATTTCAGCTTTTCAGGAGTTCCGGTGCAGTCACTAACtttactgggtttttttgtttatacaCCAGAACAGGATCAGTAACTCCGTTCTTCCTGAAAATACGAGCTGGGGTTTCCAAACTGTCTCAGGTACCCAACCCTCTTGCAAACTCCTCTGTTTTTTTATAGTAAGAGTTGTATGCACCTAGTTCTGCTTCTGTTGCAGCTCTCATTGGAGTAATTGGAGGATGGTCCCCAGCATCATGACCTTTCCTTGGACGATTAACACCTTCTGACAGCAATGCCTTTACCTAGacaaaatgaaaaggagaaaGCAGAAACAAGTTAATAATACATCAAGTCTCTCTACAGACTAATATGCTTTTCAGATCAAATGCATAAGAACACAAACCACAGAAAATAAATACAGTTACAAATTTGTATATTGACTACTTAGATCTATAGACCATTAAGAGATGCTTGTGCTATTTGATAGCATGGATTTCTTGATACTGTTTTTCCAAGAACAGTGGCCAAGAAAGAACTTGTAAAGCATTTCAAATTTTGCTTAATATACTTACTGTTTCTGCCCAGTAAGGGTTATTAGTCTGCTGTCTCAAAGATTCTTTCAAGTCAAAGTTTTCTGGATAGTGGGTTGTTTCAGTTCGAGGGTAGCTAATATAACCCTGAGTATAAAGTCGTTCTGCTATTTGCATAGCATGTTGTGGACCCAttcctggagaaaaaaaaaaaaaaaatcagagctatGCAGAAGATTAATCTCTGCCTAGCAAACATCTCCCCATGACAGGTCTCAAATGCACTACTATGGTGTGTGTATTTTCTACAAAAGCATTTCATGACCAGAATCTGCTACTTCACCCAACCCTTCACTGCTGACAAATTCTCTAAATTGTATCAATTCTGCTTTGCTAACATAATGATCTTATATTACACTGTAGCTAGTAATCACTTGCCTGCAATGCTAACAAAGTGTTCTAAATGCGCTTCATTTATTTCATGAGATGAGTCAGAACCTAACACATTTTCtcttcagaacagttttaaaactgaaacatttataTCTCCACATTATCTACATACCCAAAGCTGCACTGGCAACTCGTAACATTTCTACAGTGTTCAGCGCCAGTGgtctctgctttgctttctccttctTACTCACAGATTCTACCTTAAAAAACAGAAGAGCATTTCCCCTGTAAGTTCTGAACATGCTTAATTCATGATATTAGCATTAGTTTCACAATTCATCTTCTAATAGCACTACACAGGCTTGTATtatctattttgttttattctctgAGCTAGTGTCCCCCAAGTCctaaaatatttcttatttcaaGGCAATTTGATTGAGGGGAAGTTTTAGTAAggttgaaaacctggccctaagATGTCTTTGTGCTGGAGGCCAGTTTAGCCCCCAGATTAGAAGATGGAGAGAGGTAGCTtactgatggggggagggatagctcagtggtttgcacattggcctgctaaacccagggttgtgagctcagtccttgagggggctacttagggatctggggcaaaaccagtacttggtcctgctagtgaaggcagggggctggactcaatgacctttcagggtcccttccagttctatgagacaggtGTATCTCCATACAGTATATTATTATATCTTTACCTCCCACCCTCTCAGCTGCATGTCACTTCAATCAGCTAATGATTAAGTCCTTAATCCAAGTACAGTATCAGttctaactacacctctaccgTGATATAATgctacccgatataacatgacttcagtaaagcagtgctctgggtgggcagggctgcacactccggtggatcaaagcaagttcgatataatgcagttgcacctataacacagtaagattttttggctcccaaggacagagttatatcgaggtagaggtgtacaatcCACATTTTTAAAGGCTTCATCCACAGTCTTGGAAACTTGCTGGGTTTAAGCACATAAATCCAAATGTACTGTCAAACGAGTACTGTATAGAATGGAACTGGCAGTTAATTGGCTATACAGACTGTACAATACTATGTATGTTTGGCTTCTGTTTTAGGTTTTACCAATAAAAACCCACtataccaaaaaaaccaaactcccAAGATCTCCAGGTGTTTATCTGAAAAATACcagaaaattattatttgtatctaaGGGCTTATCTATGCAGTAATGTGGACTACTGGGGTGAGATTTCTTAAATGCATTACTTGGTCCGTGCAGGTTCTGCTGGTGCACACGAAAGGTTCCCATGTGCTTTAATGTAGTGATGTctgaaacagtactatgttaaagcaTACTAGGAAAGATTTACAAATAGTCTACTCTTTACAGTATGTACAAACATCAAGCCTGGAAAACCCCTAATTTTGGACATctatgtaaaatttaaaaattgctaagAACTACCCTCCCAAAAAAACCAGAAGCCCTAACCACACACACTGCAGGAATATTGCCATATAAGTAATTAAATTATAAAGTATCTCCTGGGAAATAAGAAATCTATTCAGCAAGGACAAAGCAGTATTTCTCAGCAGGTTTAGTAACACAGACTTCTTGTCTAAAGGAAGCTGCCTTCCACCATGAGTGATGTCATCTCCCAAAGtcaatattattatttctattatcaAGCGCCTAGGTGTCCCATCCATGAATGAGGatcccagtgtgctaggtgccaTGGGAAAGGGGCTTCCACTAAGACGACTACATGCCTGTAACACTAAAATGACGTGAACCACAATCATAGCTCTTCTACCTTTCGTTCTGCATGCACACTAAATTGAACTAAAATCAagacaaaaatgacattttattgaaTACTTTTTCTATTTCAGaattagaagggggaaaaaatagattttatatataaatcaCTTAGTACTTAAGCCATATGATATATGGCtttacttgtacttactactgtTCTTACCTTTGCTTCTCTTGCCATCTTTGTTATGTTTAGGAACATTTGAGCAATCTCCCGATCGAACACCCTCACTCTATCCCACTCCAAAGTGAGAGAACTTTCTTTTTCATGGTTCACCTacggggaggaggaaaaaaaatctaaatattttgtatttaagtaCAGGCTGACACACTCAAGCATTATTAACTTCCAGGCACAGTCTAAAGCCTTCTTTTGCATGGACTTCTGAAAAAGATGTGGATTCTTAGGGCCAGGGTTGTAGATAGCCTAGCTGGAGTTTCAGAGTCTGATAAGTTTCATTGTACTTGCAGAGTAGTCAAATAGCTGACATGTTGAACGACCGATTTAAAGTTCCTTAGTGATTGTGGGTGTTTTAAATGACATGGGATAGGCAGCAGATAAATCAAAATAGTTTGTAAATATAGATAACTATTCCATTTGTAATTATCTTAGACAGAGATGACTAATGCAATTCAGGTTTAAAATTCTGATTGTAAAGAAGTATCAAGCTGCACCATCCTGGTAAAGATGCTAATAAACTTAGGCTCTTGGAGAACAGAAAATCAACATTTCATGTTGACATTCAGGAGAAGCATATAATGCAGGACTGATAAAGGAAACAAGAACTGACACACATTAGCTTTCATCTTTTCATTTAAGATAAAAAGCTAATAGACTGCTCTATCATCCTGCTACTACTCGTTGAAAAAAAGTCAGTTACACACAAACATAACTTTTTGGTTAGTTCTCAGAGCTTCAACACCAGCAAGGCTAGTGAAACTGGTGTGAGCTATCAAAGTATTCAGAGGACTCACCTGGCAATTAGCACACTGAGTGTTACACTTTGCTGAACCTGAGAGTTTTGAAGCAATGTGTTTTTGGCAGGCTAATTAAATCATGTATTGACTATAACTAGAGGATCAGTGCAAGGACTCACTGATCTGAAGCAACCCATTTTGAGTAATCATTCTGACTGAATCTAAGTTTAGACTGCTAGGATTCAAGAAGGCTGACGAACAGTGCATATAATCACTAATTTACAGATGACATCTTTGAATCTGTTCTGTGACAAGTGACCACATGCATATACAATGAATAAAAATCCATCAGTTCTTTACACTGTAAATTATAGGCAATCTGAATTCAAGAGCTGTTACAAGTGTGTAAGTTAATACATagagacaaaataaaattaattttactgATAAAATGTGCACTAAATTTCATatatacaaacaaaacacacaactaTGCATGGCATAAAAAGTTACCTTGGCTTGCAGCACCCAATAAGTTTCAGGTTTGAAAGACTGGATTTTATCATGTCTTTCCACACAGAATCCAAGTGTCGGGGTCTGACATGGCCCAAAGGAGATGAGTGAACTGTCTAAATTGCCATATTTCCCCTGAAAATATTTAGTCTGAAACctaagagagaaaatattgacaaacttgtttaaaaattttTGCATGTTAATAAATTCTATTCCCTTCAAAAAAGGGGAAATTTTCATAAACTCACATGGATACATATCAATGTAAGGACACACAGACCTCAGAATATTTTTTCAAGAGTGACCAAAATCTTTAATCGTCAatgtcataaataaataaataataaatacataaaataatccTTCCACATAGGATCCTGTTACCTCTTGAAGAGACTGGGAAGAGGGACTGAGATAGAAATCAGGGTAAACAAAATTTTTAGAGCCTGGTTCAAGAAGACTCTTTAACCAGAGAACATGTATATCAGAACTGCAACGGACAATCAGTGGCTCTTTCATAAAAATGGAATTAAATTTCAAAAAagaagttaaaattaaaaagaaaattagggttatggttttaattaaaaaaatatatgtataaactAGGTAAACAACTATCAGCACAAGAACAATCCTCTCTGTTACCTCGTAAACGCGCAGCCAATTCTCAAATCCAGCTCCTGGCGTGCATCCACTGACAGAGCCTCATTACGATTGGGTTCTCCCAGACAGTTCATAGCATTACAGATGTCTGTGTCAGTAATGGAACTGAACTTTGCTCTGTAAACTGTCTTTTCAGTGCCACGAGGTTTATTCATAACAGGAAGAACAGCATCAAGAACCTAAGGGAAATAGAAGCACGTGTTAGCAGTAATAGGAAAGCAAGGGTTTTCGTGCGGGTGCATCTCTATAACAAAGATTACACAGAATAATAGCCAATATATTACCACTTTCTTCCCACCAATGAGATTTCATGCTTTTCCATTAATATGCTGGCAAGAGCAGTACTGCTCATATACACATTAGAAACACATTAAGGAATAAACACATCATAAGCACCTATTTAACTAGACACTGACAGCTGGTAAAAGT is part of the Chelonoidis abingdonii isolate Lonesome George chromosome 22, CheloAbing_2.0, whole genome shotgun sequence genome and harbors:
- the TOP3B gene encoding DNA topoisomerase 3-beta-1 isoform X2, with protein sequence MLLGSCHLPMLIWAASGRQLIIRKLFGTQNRKGNMSSHKGLNGACSVHEYTGSFIGQCVHFKMTSVCGHVMTLDFIGKYNNWDKVDPAELFSKAPTEKKEANPKLTMVKFLQVEGRGCDYIVLWLDCDKEGENICFEVLDAVLPVMNKPRGTEKTVYRAKFSSITDTDICNAMNCLGEPNRNEALSVDARQELDLRIGCAFTRFQTKYFQGKYGNLDSSLISFGPCQTPTLGFCVERHDKIQSFKPETYWVLQAKVNHEKESSLTLEWDRVRVFDREIAQMFLNITKMAREAKVESVSKKEKAKQRPLALNTVEMLRVASAALGMGPQHAMQIAERLYTQGYISYPRTETTHYPENFDLKESLRQQTNNPYWAETVKALLSEGVNRPRKGHDAGDHPPITPMRAATEAELGGDGWRLYEYITRHFIATLCADCKYLQTTISFIIGPEHFTCVGKMVISPGFTEIMPWQSIPLEESLPDCEKGDVFPVSEVKLLEKQTNPPDYLTEAELITLMEKHGIGTDASIPVHINNICQRNYVTVESGRRLKPTNLGIVLVHGYYKIDAELVLPTIRSAVEKQLNLIAQGRANYQQVLEHTLDIFKRKFHYFVDSIAGMDELMEVSFSPLAATGKPLSRCGKCHRFMKYIQAKPSRLHCSHCDETYSLPQNGTIKLYKELRCPLDDFELVLWSSGSRGKSYPLCPYCYNHPPFRDMKKGMGCNECTHPTCQHSLSMLGIGQCVECENGVLVLDPTSGPKWKMACNKCNVIVHFFENAHKVRVSPETCESCDAALVDVDFNKAKSPLPGDETQHSGCVFCDPVFQDLVELKHAATRHPMHRGGQGKRQGRGRGGKSRRPGGRPNPKRPKDKMAALAAYFV
- the TOP3B gene encoding DNA topoisomerase 3-beta-1 isoform X1; protein product: MKTVLMVAEKPSLAQSIAKILSRGNMSSHKGLNGACSVHEYTGSFIGQCVHFKMTSVCGHVMTLDFIGKYNNWDKVDPAELFSKAPTEKKEANPKLTMVKFLQVEGRGCDYIVLWLDCDKEGENICFEVLDAVLPVMNKPRGTEKTVYRAKFSSITDTDICNAMNCLGEPNRNEALSVDARQELDLRIGCAFTRFQTKYFQGKYGNLDSSLISFGPCQTPTLGFCVERHDKIQSFKPETYWVLQAKVNHEKESSLTLEWDRVRVFDREIAQMFLNITKMAREAKVESVSKKEKAKQRPLALNTVEMLRVASAALGMGPQHAMQIAERLYTQGYISYPRTETTHYPENFDLKESLRQQTNNPYWAETVKALLSEGVNRPRKGHDAGDHPPITPMRAATEAELGGDGWRLYEYITRHFIATLCADCKYLQTTISFIIGPEHFTCVGKMVISPGFTEIMPWQSIPLEESLPDCEKGDVFPVSEVKLLEKQTNPPDYLTEAELITLMEKHGIGTDASIPVHINNICQRNYVTVESGRRLKPTNLGIVLVHGYYKIDAELVLPTIRSAVEKQLNLIAQGRANYQQVLEHTLDIFKRKFHYFVDSIAGMDELMEVSFSPLAATGKPLSRCGKCHRFMKYIQAKPSRLHCSHCDETYSLPQNGTIKLYKELRCPLDDFELVLWSSGSRGKSYPLCPYCYNHPPFRDMKKGMGCNECTHPTCQHSLSMLGIGQCVECENGVLVLDPTSGPKWKMACNKCNVIVHFFENAHKVRVSPETCESCDAALVDVDFNKAKSPLPGDETQHSGCVFCDPVFQDLVELKHAATRHPMHRGGQGKRQGRGRGGKSRRPGGRPNPKRPKDKMAALAAYFV